A window of Micromonospora eburnea genomic DNA:
AATACCCGAAGATGCCGGGCGAGCCGAAGCGGGTGCAGCCCTCCAAGGACCGCGACCGCCCCCGAAGCTGACCGCCGCCGCCGCCGCCGTCCCGTCCCGTCCCGTCCCGTCCCGTCCCAGATCGTGCTCGATCAGGGAAGTAGTGGCATCGGAGCCCGCGCGACACCACTCGATCCAGGATTGAGCACGATCTCGCGAGGCACGGCGAACCCCAGGGCAGGTCAGCCGGCGGTCGTGGGGCCGGCCGAGTCGTCGGTGGGTGCGCAGGGGCCGTCGTGGTCGTCGCGGCGTCGGCAGCGGCGGGTGGTGTCGAGCCGGGCGTCACACCAGATTCGGGTACGCACGAACTGGCGGTCCTCCTCGCTGAGTGTGGTCTCGCCGAAGTCGATGGCGGTGACGTGGCCGAGGGAGTCGCGGAGGGTCACGGCGAGGGCGGTGGCGTCGTCCACGCTGGTCAGTGTGGTGGGCAGGTGGATGATCCAGCGGGGCGCGGTCATCGCGGCTGCCGGCTGTCGGGGGTGCCCGGGTCGCGGTGGCGGCAGTGTCCGTGGCGGGACTGCCACTGTCGTAGGGCCTGGCGGATGCGTTCGGCCTCGGTGGTCGCTGTGATGAGTTCGCGGTGGAGGCGTTCGAGTTCGTCGGCGACGTGTTCGAGGTGGTCGCGTACCTGGGTGGGGTCGAGGCCGCGCCAGCGCCGGTCGAATACGGCGGCGCGGACGTGGTGTGGCAGCAGGCGGTTTCTGGTTCCGTAGATCATGGCCGGGGCGCTTCCTGTTCGGCGATCATCGCGTGGATCTGCCGTTCGGTGAGGCCGCGTTGGTCGAGGATCCGGCGGCCCCAGCGGTGCAGTCGGCAGGGGTGGGGCGCCCGGTCGTTGCGGCAGCGCGGCCCGTCGGGCCACTGCTCGGCGGCGTGCACGAGGATCGCCTTGATCGCGAAGGTGACGTCCTCGGCGGTGACGTAGGGCGGTAGGGGGATGTCGCCGAGGATGTCGTCGATCGAGTCCATGATCCTCCCTCTGTCGAATGGCGGCGGTGCCCGGGGCGGGCGCCGGGATGAGGTTTCGGGGGAAGAGCACCCGCCCCGGGCGGGACCGCCCGAGATTCTGCGGTCATCCACGATGGTCATTTCCGGTCTGGTCTGCCGCAATCTTTTGGAGCAGAATGCGAACCAAGGGATGAGGTGCCTTACGCGACGACAGCAAAGGAGATGACGTGGACGACTCGGGAAGCACCGTCCCGCGTAGGCAGCTCGGCAGATACTTGAGAGAAATTCGCGAGAACGCGCATGTGACGGTGACCGCGGCGGCGAAGGAATTGGAATGGTCGGCGCCCCGGATCTGGCGTTACGAAACCGGCCAGGTCTCCATGCACCCGAACGACGT
This region includes:
- a CDS encoding DivIVA domain-containing protein, which produces MIYGTRNRLLPHHVRAAVFDRRWRGLDPTQVRDHLEHVADELERLHRELITATTEAERIRQALRQWQSRHGHCRHRDPGTPDSRQPR